From one Nocardioides yefusunii genomic stretch:
- the dnaA gene encoding chromosomal replication initiator protein DnaA, which translates to MDLNTVWRDVVEELQPNQRAWLRASEPVTLHENTAIIAVPNDFTRGQLEGRLRAHLEDRLSDRFGREIRMAVTVNPGLEDEAAPLPTIDEAPARQSGNNSDWDADVVDLPGHGTGHGAGRVLDHGEPESSRPSGIGHQLGHQLGQGGHSGFDPGYTPERPTPPPTALETRLNPKYTFETFVIGSSNRFPHAAAVAVAEAPGKAYNPLLVYGESGLGKTHLLHAIGHYVRSLYSGAKVRYVSSEEFTNEFINAIRDDRQDRFKRRYRDVDVLLIDDIQFLEGKTQTQEEFFHTFNTLHNANKQIVLTSDRPPKLLEALEDRLRNRFEWGLITDVQAPDLETRIAILRKKAAMDRLTAPPDVLEFIASKIQTNIRELEGALIRVTAFANLNRQEVDMSLAEIVLKDLIPEGGEPEITSQLIIAQTAAYFGVSIDDLCGPSRGRHLVMARQIAMYLCRELTSMSLPQIGKEFGRDHTTVMYADRKINQLLAERRAVFNQVSELTNRIKMQARQG; encoded by the coding sequence ACACCGCGATCATCGCGGTGCCCAACGACTTCACCCGCGGTCAGCTCGAGGGACGCCTGCGTGCGCACCTGGAGGACCGCCTCAGCGACCGCTTCGGTCGCGAGATCCGGATGGCCGTCACGGTCAACCCCGGACTCGAGGACGAAGCGGCACCCCTGCCGACGATCGACGAGGCTCCGGCCCGTCAGTCCGGCAACAACTCCGACTGGGACGCCGACGTCGTCGACCTCCCCGGTCACGGCACTGGTCACGGCGCCGGCCGTGTCCTCGACCACGGCGAGCCCGAGTCCTCGCGCCCCAGCGGCATCGGTCACCAGCTGGGACACCAGCTCGGCCAGGGCGGCCACTCCGGCTTCGACCCCGGCTACACCCCGGAGCGCCCCACTCCCCCGCCCACCGCGCTGGAGACCCGACTGAACCCGAAGTACACCTTCGAGACGTTCGTCATCGGATCCTCCAACCGCTTCCCGCACGCAGCCGCCGTCGCGGTGGCCGAGGCGCCGGGCAAGGCGTACAACCCGCTGCTCGTCTACGGCGAGTCCGGTCTGGGCAAGACGCACCTGCTGCACGCGATCGGCCACTACGTCCGTTCGCTCTACTCCGGCGCGAAGGTTCGTTACGTGAGCTCGGAGGAGTTCACGAACGAGTTCATCAACGCGATCCGCGACGACCGCCAGGACCGCTTCAAGCGTCGGTACCGCGACGTCGACGTCCTGCTCATCGACGACATCCAGTTCCTCGAGGGCAAGACGCAGACGCAGGAGGAGTTCTTCCACACCTTCAACACGCTGCACAACGCCAACAAGCAGATCGTGCTGACCTCCGACCGTCCCCCGAAGCTGCTCGAGGCACTCGAGGACCGTCTGCGCAACCGTTTCGAGTGGGGCCTCATCACCGACGTCCAGGCTCCCGACCTCGAGACCCGCATCGCGATCCTGCGCAAGAAGGCCGCGATGGACCGACTGACGGCTCCGCCGGACGTGCTGGAGTTCATCGCCTCGAAGATCCAGACCAACATCCGTGAGCTCGAGGGTGCGCTGATCCGGGTCACGGCGTTCGCCAACCTGAACCGTCAGGAAGTCGACATGTCGTTGGCGGAGATCGTCCTCAAGGACCTGATCCCCGAGGGCGGCGAGCCCGAGATCACCTCGCAGCTGATCATCGCCCAGACCGCGGCCTACTTCGGTGTCTCGATCGACGACCTCTGCGGCCCGAGCCGCGGACGCCACCTGGTGATGGCGCGTCAGATCGCGATGTACCTCTGCCGCGAGCTCACCTCCATGTCCCTGCCGCAGATCGGCAAGGAGTTCGGCCGCGACCACACGACGGTCATGTACGCCGACCGCAAGATCAACCAGTTGCTGGCGGAGCGTCGCGCCGTCTTCAACCAGGTCTCCGAACTCACCAACCGGATCAAGATGCAGGCACGCCAGGGCTGA